From Methanococcus maripaludis, the proteins below share one genomic window:
- a CDS encoding nitrogenase component 1, with protein MTEKKFAVINPCKICQPMGAIFALMGVKNSMPLIHGSHGCSTYMRFQLGRHFKEAVNVASSSMSEANAVLGGEENLKHAIRNVSRIYGPEIIGVTTSCLSETIGDDVEGIIRLFKTQNDDLPEIVPISTPSYKHTHVEGYDSTVKALVENLATPSKPNSKLNVITGMVSPGDIAETKRILREMGIESIILTDTSESMDAPFDGEVSFVSSAGTTVEELKDTANSFATISLCKHANSAAKFLHEAYGIKSVSPYLPIGLQSTDEFMNELCKLTNKEIPEQITRERGKLIDAMIDAHQHNFGRKVAIYGDPDVVVGFTRFVLELGMIPSIVCTGSESKTFVEDIKAVTKDSKHKPVILAPGDLYDLHQEIKKSKVDLLIGNSYGSRIAGAENIPLIRMGFPIYDRVGAQRITSLGYTAGIRLVDTITNTILDRYFDEFGWALDENTEVDHGEFESSNCIN; from the coding sequence ATGACTGAAAAAAAATTTGCTGTAATTAATCCATGTAAAATATGCCAGCCAATGGGTGCAATATTTGCATTAATGGGTGTAAAGAATTCAATGCCGTTAATACACGGATCGCACGGATGCAGCACCTACATGAGATTCCAACTTGGACGTCATTTTAAAGAAGCTGTAAACGTGGCATCTTCATCAATGAGTGAGGCAAATGCCGTACTCGGTGGTGAAGAAAATTTAAAACATGCGATCAGAAACGTGAGCAGAATTTATGGTCCTGAAATAATAGGTGTAACTACAAGCTGTCTTAGTGAAACTATTGGTGACGACGTTGAAGGAATCATCCGGTTATTCAAGACACAAAATGATGATTTGCCCGAAATAGTCCCGATATCAACCCCAAGTTATAAACATACACATGTAGAAGGATACGATTCAACAGTTAAGGCATTGGTTGAAAATTTAGCAACTCCATCAAAGCCAAATTCCAAGTTAAACGTGATTACCGGAATGGTTTCTCCAGGTGACATTGCAGAAACCAAAAGGATTTTACGTGAAATGGGTATAGAATCAATAATTCTAACCGATACTTCGGAATCTATGGACGCCCCTTTCGATGGAGAAGTTTCATTCGTGTCATCTGCAGGAACTACTGTGGAAGAACTTAAAGACACTGCAAATTCATTTGCAACGATTTCACTCTGTAAGCATGCAAATTCCGCCGCCAAATTCCTCCATGAAGCTTACGGAATAAAATCCGTGTCACCATATCTACCAATAGGACTGCAGAGTACTGATGAATTTATGAATGAACTTTGTAAACTTACGAATAAAGAGATACCTGAACAGATAACTAGAGAACGTGGAAAATTAATCGATGCCATGATCGACGCCCACCAACATAATTTTGGAAGAAAAGTTGCAATCTACGGCGATCCAGATGTCGTAGTTGGATTTACGAGATTTGTTTTGGAACTTGGAATGATTCCTTCAATCGTCTGTACCGGAAGCGAAAGTAAAACCTTCGTTGAAGACATCAAAGCAGTAACTAAAGATAGCAAACATAAACCAGTAATCTTAGCTCCAGGGGATCTTTACGATCTCCACCAAGAAATTAAAAAATCAAAAGTGGATCTTTTAATTGGAAATTCATACGGTTCAAGAATTGCAGGTGCCGAAAATATTCCTTTAATTAGGATGGGTTTCCCAATCTATGATAGAGTTGGCGCTCAAAGAATAACTTCTTTAGGCTATACTGCAGGAATTAGACTTGTAGATACTATAACCAATACAATACTCGACAGATACTTTGACGAGTTTGGATGGGCATTAGACGAAAATACAGAGGTAGACCATGGAGAGTTTGAAAGTAGCAATTGCATCAACTGA
- the nifE gene encoding nitrogenase iron-molybdenum cofactor biosynthesis protein NifE, translating to MVLNLDTENRKMQDGNNDDDFDLEVKIPNSIFEKLKSIEALKARESQMCVSGKDDSIPTCDKNSTPGMITQRSCVYGGARVVLMPITDAVHLVHGPIGCAACTWDIRGSKSTGDKLYKNGFSTDLQEKDIVFGGEKKLYESILEVNKLYHPGAIFVYSTCVVGLIGDDLKAVCRQAQEATGCRVIPVQSEGFKSFNKTAGHKLACDAMLDYVIGTEEPEEEHPYSINIIGEFNVAGDLWGIIPLYEKMGVKVHTAITGDSTVAKVASAHRSKLNIVQCQKSSNYLASQMEKKYGIPSIKVNFFGLDETTKSLRAVAEFFGDEEMIKRTEELIKSEIKNLRDEISEYKKDLSGRTVAIYSGAHKSWALVSAFGELDMEIIMSGTQNGKPEDYQQIRDHVCEGTLIVDDASSMELVQLLKEYKPDILISGAKEKYLSLKSGIPHCDFNHDRITAFSGYQGFINFARVVHTAVMTPIWRLSRK from the coding sequence ATGGTTTTGAACCTTGATACAGAAAACCGGAAAATGCAAGATGGAAATAACGATGATGATTTTGACTTAGAAGTCAAAATCCCAAATTCCATTTTTGAAAAATTAAAATCTATTGAAGCGTTAAAAGCCAGAGAATCACAAATGTGTGTTTCTGGAAAAGACGATTCAATTCCTACATGTGACAAAAACTCAACCCCTGGAATGATTACCCAGAGATCCTGCGTATACGGGGGAGCAAGAGTTGTTCTAATGCCAATAACTGATGCAGTACATCTCGTACACGGGCCAATAGGCTGCGCAGCATGCACTTGGGATATTCGTGGAAGTAAATCTACAGGAGATAAACTTTACAAAAACGGATTCTCAACTGATTTGCAAGAGAAAGATATTGTATTTGGTGGAGAAAAAAAGCTCTATGAATCCATTTTGGAAGTAAATAAGCTTTATCACCCTGGTGCAATATTTGTTTACTCAACTTGCGTAGTAGGTTTGATTGGAGATGATCTTAAAGCAGTTTGTAGACAGGCACAAGAAGCAACGGGCTGCAGAGTTATTCCGGTACAGTCAGAAGGGTTCAAAAGTTTTAATAAAACTGCAGGTCACAAACTCGCATGTGACGCAATGCTTGATTACGTAATTGGCACAGAAGAGCCAGAAGAAGAGCACCCCTACAGTATTAATATAATTGGAGAATTCAATGTTGCAGGAGATCTCTGGGGAATTATTCCATTATATGAAAAAATGGGTGTGAAAGTACACACTGCAATTACTGGAGACTCAACAGTCGCTAAAGTTGCAAGTGCGCACCGATCTAAATTAAATATAGTTCAATGCCAAAAATCATCCAATTATTTAGCAAGCCAAATGGAAAAGAAATACGGAATACCGAGCATTAAAGTAAATTTCTTTGGACTCGACGAAACTACAAAGTCTTTAAGGGCTGTTGCAGAATTTTTCGGCGATGAAGAAATGATTAAAAGAACTGAAGAACTCATAAAATCAGAAATTAAAAATCTTAGAGATGAAATTTCTGAATACAAAAAAGATCTATCCGGTAGAACCGTAGCGATATATTCCGGAGCCCATAAATCTTGGGCACTGGTAAGCGCATTTGGTGAACTCGATATGGAAATTATCATGAGTGGTACCCAAAACGGAAAACCCGAAGATTACCAACAAATTAGAGATCACGTCTGCGAAGGTACATTAATTGTGGACGATGCAAGTTCAATGGAACTTGTACAGCTTCTCAAAGAATACAAACCTGACATATTAATTTCTGGAGCTAAAGAAAAATATTTATCACTGAAAAGTGGAATTCCTCACTGTGATTTCAATCACGACAGGATAACTGCCTTTTCAGGCTATCAGGGCTTCATAAATTTTGCAAGAGTTGTACATACCGCAGTTATGACGCCAATTTGGAGACTTTCTAGAAAATGA
- a CDS encoding nitrogenase component 1 has translation MSELNVIKKERTAVINPIVTCQPLGAMYAVSGIERGMPLVHGSQGCSTFVRYGFARHFREPADIAVTSLHEDAAVFGGRKNLISGLGNLAARFKPDVMGVVTTCSSEIIGDDVAGFIKTAKVEIAKKMGEEAASKIKIVQINTPSFVEHQFKGYDNAIKAIVDTLAEPKDEENGKLNIIPGIVNPGDIREIKHMLSLMGVEGILLTDTSDPFDSPLRPSKADKNPYYQKGGTPLADIQDCANSLGTISLANYASSAPASLEKKYNMPSKVSEAPIGIQNTDSFIRTVKKFTGNDVTDEILDERGIVIDAMADVASRYLFGRKVAIYGDPSITVGMARFVAELGMIPKVVCTGVKNEYFVNDLKKVAKESDEDIDALFGQDLRALDVYLKENPVDLMIGSSDGRLMAKDLGIPLYRVGYPVYDRVGYQRRPIIGYNGALNLVDGITNTILDKYYETQDWKLQQ, from the coding sequence ATGAGTGAGTTAAACGTAATCAAAAAAGAAAGAACCGCGGTAATTAACCCAATCGTAACATGCCAACCTTTAGGTGCAATGTACGCAGTATCTGGAATTGAAAGAGGAATGCCTTTAGTTCACGGATCACAAGGATGTTCAACATTCGTAAGATATGGATTTGCAAGACACTTTAGAGAACCTGCAGATATTGCAGTAACCTCACTTCACGAGGATGCAGCAGTATTCGGTGGAAGAAAAAACCTGATTTCAGGTCTCGGAAACTTAGCTGCAAGGTTTAAACCTGATGTAATGGGTGTTGTAACAACATGTTCCAGTGAAATCATCGGAGATGACGTTGCTGGTTTCATTAAAACAGCTAAAGTAGAAATTGCAAAGAAAATGGGTGAAGAAGCTGCTTCAAAAATAAAAATTGTTCAGATTAATACTCCAAGTTTCGTTGAGCACCAGTTCAAAGGATACGATAATGCAATAAAAGCAATTGTAGATACATTAGCTGAACCAAAAGACGAAGAAAATGGAAAATTAAATATCATTCCAGGAATTGTAAACCCTGGAGACATCAGGGAAATCAAACATATGCTTTCACTCATGGGGGTTGAAGGTATTTTACTTACAGATACCTCTGATCCATTTGATTCACCACTCAGGCCTTCAAAAGCAGATAAAAATCCATACTATCAAAAAGGTGGAACACCTCTTGCAGATATTCAGGACTGTGCAAACTCACTTGGTACAATTTCACTTGCTAACTATGCAAGCAGTGCTCCTGCATCACTTGAGAAAAAATACAACATGCCTTCAAAAGTGAGTGAAGCACCAATCGGTATTCAAAATACTGACAGTTTCATAAGAACTGTTAAAAAATTCACTGGAAACGATGTTACTGATGAGATACTTGACGAAAGAGGTATTGTGATTGACGCAATGGCTGATGTTGCATCAAGATACTTATTCGGAAGAAAAGTAGCAATCTACGGTGACCCATCAATAACTGTAGGAATGGCAAGATTTGTAGCAGAACTTGGAATGATTCCTAAAGTGGTATGTACTGGAGTTAAAAACGAATACTTCGTTAATGACTTGAAAAAAGTAGCTAAAGAATCAGATGAAGACATTGATGCACTCTTCGGACAAGACTTAAGAGCATTAGATGTTTACTTAAAAGAAAACCCAGTCGATTTAATGATTGGTAGCTCAGATGGTAGATTGATGGCAAAAGACCTCGGAATACCACTCTACAGAGTAGGATACCCAGTATACGATAGAGTAGGATACCAAAGAAGACCAATTATTGGATACAATGGTGCTTTGAACCTTGTCGATGGAATTACAAACACAATCCTCGATAAATACTACGAAACTCAAGACTGGAAACTCCAACAGTAA
- a CDS encoding nitrogenase subunit alpha produces MPFCLLDVDKDIPEREQHIYIKDSKEPKGHCKQRCNTNTIPGSMTERGCAFAGVKGVITGAIKDVLHVVHSPVGCTSYGNGTTKRYPTRPEMPDGSVFPVENFNLKHIVGTDLTESDVVFGGMKKLKTTIREAAKEYPFVNAIYVYATCTTGLIGDDLDAVCKEMQAELGKDVVAFNAPGFAGPTQSKGHHVGNYTIFEKLVGTKEPPKTTDYDINLIGEYNIDGDYWVLEKYFDDMGINVLSKFTGDATHGELCWMHKAKLSLVRCQRSATYVAKLIEEKYGVPYLKVDFFGPEYCAENLRAVGKYFGKEIEAEAVIKKEMEKIQPELDFYKSKLQGKKIWISAGGPKSWHLSKPIEQYLGMDVVALSGLFEHEDGYEKMQERAKDGTIIIDDPNTLEMEEVVEKYQPEIVLGGIKEKYFFHKLGVPSVMIHSYENGPYIGFEGFVNMARDIYTAIYNPAWKLMEFEDEEPGDSNE; encoded by the coding sequence ATGCCATTCTGTTTATTGGATGTAGATAAAGATATCCCTGAAAGAGAACAACACATTTACATCAAAGACTCAAAAGAACCAAAAGGACACTGCAAACAAAGATGTAATACAAACACAATCCCTGGAAGTATGACTGAAAGAGGATGTGCTTTTGCAGGAGTAAAAGGTGTTATTACTGGTGCAATAAAAGATGTATTGCACGTAGTACACTCGCCAGTAGGATGTACCTCATATGGAAACGGTACAACAAAAAGATACCCAACAAGACCCGAAATGCCCGATGGAAGCGTATTCCCGGTTGAAAACTTCAACTTAAAACACATCGTTGGAACAGATTTAACTGAATCCGATGTTGTGTTTGGTGGAATGAAAAAACTTAAAACAACAATTAGGGAAGCTGCAAAAGAGTACCCATTCGTAAATGCAATCTACGTTTACGCAACATGTACAACAGGTCTTATTGGAGACGACTTAGATGCAGTATGTAAAGAAATGCAAGCAGAACTTGGAAAAGATGTTGTAGCATTCAACGCTCCAGGATTTGCAGGACCAACACAATCAAAAGGACACCACGTAGGAAACTACACGATATTTGAAAAATTAGTTGGAACAAAAGAACCTCCTAAAACAACCGATTACGACATCAACCTTATTGGAGAATATAACATCGATGGTGACTACTGGGTTCTCGAAAAATACTTCGATGATATGGGCATTAACGTTCTGAGTAAATTTACCGGGGATGCAACCCACGGTGAACTCTGCTGGATGCACAAAGCAAAATTAAGCCTTGTAAGATGCCAAAGATCTGCAACTTATGTAGCAAAATTAATCGAAGAAAAATACGGTGTTCCGTACCTGAAAGTAGATTTCTTCGGTCCAGAATACTGTGCTGAAAACTTAAGAGCAGTAGGTAAATACTTCGGAAAAGAAATTGAAGCTGAAGCAGTTATCAAAAAAGAAATGGAAAAAATCCAACCTGAACTTGATTTCTACAAATCAAAATTACAAGGTAAAAAAATCTGGATTTCAGCAGGAGGTCCAAAAAGCTGGCACTTATCCAAACCAATAGAACAATACTTAGGAATGGATGTAGTAGCACTTTCAGGTCTCTTCGAGCACGAAGATGGATACGAAAAAATGCAAGAAAGGGCAAAAGATGGTACAATTATCATTGACGACCCGAATACCCTTGAAATGGAAGAAGTTGTTGAAAAATACCAACCAGAAATAGTTCTTGGTGGTATCAAAGAGAAATATTTCTTCCACAAATTAGGAGTACCTTCAGTAATGATACACTCTTACGAAAACGGTCCATACATTGGATTTGAAGGATTCGTAAACATGGCAAGAGATATATACACAGCAATATACAACCCAGCCTGGAAATTAATGGAATTTGAAGACGAAGAACCAGGTGATTCAAATGAGTGA
- a CDS encoding P-II family nitrogen regulator — translation MKEIIAIIRPSKMAQTKTVLEGLGFPAMTANRVLGRGKQKAIVGELGFEVDNKELLNQPGDMRYIPKTMLTLIVPDEDASLVVEAIMKVNKSGQYGDGKIFVCPIEDIITVRTSERGEAAI, via the coding sequence ATGAAAGAGATAATCGCAATAATTCGGCCAAGCAAAATGGCACAAACAAAAACTGTCCTCGAAGGCCTTGGATTTCCAGCAATGACTGCGAACAGGGTTCTTGGAAGGGGAAAACAAAAAGCAATTGTTGGAGAACTCGGATTTGAAGTTGACAACAAAGAATTGTTAAACCAACCGGGGGACATGAGATACATCCCAAAAACAATGCTAACATTAATTGTTCCTGATGAGGATGCAAGCCTTGTAGTTGAAGCAATTATGAAAGTAAATAAATCTGGCCAATACGGTGACGGAAAAATCTTCGTATGTCCAATTGAAGATATAATCACAGTAAGAACCTCTGAAAGAGGAGAAGCTGCAATTTAA
- a CDS encoding P-II family nitrogen regulator, translating into MKMIRAVVRPSKAEEVVDALAESGCVALTKMDVIGRGKQKGIKIDQIYYDELPKTMLMLVVEDDAAENVIELITKTAYTGSFGDGKIFVSPVDEAYTVRTRSCGL; encoded by the coding sequence ATGAAAATGATTAGAGCAGTAGTCAGACCAAGTAAAGCAGAAGAAGTTGTAGATGCACTCGCTGAATCCGGATGCGTAGCTTTAACAAAAATGGACGTCATTGGAAGAGGAAAACAGAAAGGAATTAAGATTGACCAGATTTACTACGATGAACTTCCAAAAACAATGCTCATGCTCGTAGTTGAAGACGATGCAGCAGAAAATGTAATTGAATTAATTACAAAAACTGCATACACAGGAAGCTTTGGTGACGGTAAGATATTCGTAAGTCCTGTAGATGAAGCATACACAGTTAGAACAAGATCATGCGGATTATAA
- the nifH gene encoding nitrogenase iron protein: MVRKIAIYGKGGIGKSTTTQNTVAAMAHFHDKKVFIHGCDPKADSTRLILHGKQQVTMMDTLREKGEDECTPDKVIEVGFGGVKCVESGGPEPGVGCAGRGVITAITLMEQHGVYEDDLDFVFFDVLGDVVCGGFAMPVRDGKADEIYVVASGEMMALYAANNICKGMVKYAEQSGVRLGGIICNSRNVDGELDLLQEFCDKIGTQLIHFVPRDNIVQKAEFQKKAVVDYDDTCNQALEYKELARKIIENENLVIPTPMTMDELEELTSKYGFLD; encoded by the coding sequence ATGGTAAGAAAAATCGCAATTTACGGAAAAGGTGGAATTGGAAAATCAACCACCACACAAAACACAGTAGCTGCAATGGCTCACTTTCACGACAAAAAAGTATTCATTCACGGATGTGACCCAAAAGCAGACAGTACAAGGTTAATCTTGCACGGTAAACAGCAAGTAACAATGATGGATACATTAAGAGAAAAAGGAGAAGACGAATGTACCCCTGACAAAGTTATCGAAGTTGGTTTCGGTGGCGTAAAATGTGTAGAATCAGGAGGACCTGAGCCAGGAGTAGGCTGTGCAGGTAGGGGTGTTATCACTGCAATTACACTCATGGAACAACACGGTGTTTACGAAGACGACCTTGACTTCGTATTCTTCGATGTTTTAGGGGACGTTGTATGTGGTGGATTCGCAATGCCTGTAAGAGACGGTAAAGCAGACGAAATCTACGTTGTAGCATCTGGAGAAATGATGGCTCTTTACGCTGCAAACAACATCTGTAAAGGAATGGTTAAATACGCAGAACAAAGCGGTGTAAGACTTGGAGGAATCATCTGTAACAGTAGAAACGTAGATGGTGAACTTGACTTATTACAAGAATTCTGTGACAAAATTGGAACACAATTAATCCACTTCGTTCCAAGAGACAACATCGTTCAAAAAGCAGAATTCCAGAAAAAAGCTGTTGTTGACTACGACGATACATGCAACCAAGCACTGGAATACAAAGAACTCGCAAGAAAAATCATTGAAAACGAAAACCTCGTAATTCCAACCCCAATGACAATGGATGAATTAGAAGAATTAACTTCAAAATACGGTTTCTTAGATTAA
- a CDS encoding pyridoxamine 5'-phosphate oxidase family protein produces the protein MVFKIPKMNREEYDLLVKDNHISRIAFLGSKYPYIAPFLYVFNENNLYFLSTKYGRKIDLLKNNPYVSVEIEKFSEDMSCYKFITLQGKIVPEYHLEKKKEIRQSFVDLIISKNLSTVVLEALGQNSDEPVENIVTADNTYVWKLTDVEDIVALKNSNE, from the coding sequence ATGGTTTTCAAAATTCCAAAGATGAATCGTGAAGAATACGACCTACTTGTAAAAGATAACCATATTTCAAGAATTGCGTTTTTAGGATCAAAATATCCCTACATCGCGCCATTTCTATATGTATTTAACGAAAATAATCTCTACTTTCTTTCGACAAAATACGGTCGTAAAATTGATCTTTTAAAAAATAATCCTTATGTATCTGTTGAAATTGAAAAATTTTCTGAAGATATGTCTTGTTACAAATTTATAACACTCCAGGGAAAAATTGTTCCAGAATATCACTTGGAAAAAAAGAAAGAAATTAGGCAGAGTTTTGTAGATTTAATTATTTCAAAAAATTTATCAACTGTGGTTTTAGAAGCACTCGGGCAAAACTCCGATGAACCTGTTGAAAATATAGTTACTGCTGATAACACTTACGTCTGGAAATTAACAGATGTTGAAGATATAGTTGCGCTAAAAAATAGCAATGAATAA
- a CDS encoding DUF1847 domain-containing protein, with amino-acid sequence MYYCALCNLKACKLGELEKMPKKCPNSAKIIEKSKELYLEEENEKIAYNSALVESEGYCKLTRIEETILFAKKMNYKKLGIAFCTGLSNEAKILQDIFLNHDFDVESVVCKCGSIPKEFIKITENEKVHKGEYEAMCNPIGQALFLNETKTDLNIILGLCVGHDSLFIKYSKAPVTVISVKDRVLGHNPLAAIYTSNSYYKEKLFKNKE; translated from the coding sequence ATGTATTACTGTGCACTCTGTAATTTAAAGGCTTGTAAATTGGGTGAACTTGAAAAAATGCCTAAAAAATGTCCAAATTCTGCCAAAATTATTGAAAAAAGTAAAGAATTATATTTAGAAGAAGAAAATGAAAAAATTGCATATAATTCTGCGCTTGTGGAGTCAGAAGGCTACTGTAAACTTACCCGAATTGAAGAAACTATTTTGTTTGCGAAAAAAATGAATTATAAAAAATTAGGAATTGCATTTTGCACAGGACTTTCAAACGAAGCTAAAATTTTACAAGACATATTTTTGAATCATGATTTTGATGTTGAATCCGTTGTTTGTAAGTGCGGAAGTATCCCAAAAGAATTCATAAAAATAACGGAAAATGAAAAAGTTCATAAAGGTGAATATGAAGCAATGTGTAACCCTATCGGCCAAGCATTATTTTTAAACGAAACAAAAACAGATTTAAATATTATACTGGGCTTGTGTGTGGGCCATGATTCTTTATTTATAAAATATTCAAAAGCGCCTGTTACAGTAATCAGTGTTAAAGATCGGGTTTTGGGCCATAACCCATTAGCTGCGATTTATACATCAAATAGCTATTATAAAGAAAAATTATTCAAAAATAAAGAATAG
- a CDS encoding APC family permease, whose amino-acid sequence MSSKKLGPYTLSGLIVGPILGSGIVIIPPIVYDILKDYSIFAWVIMMTIGGVFAYFASKLCLKFPGDSGLTEVVGHSFGKSYKNLNAYYLLIAMAMAPLVVIMVAGEYLSVLFSNYSFGAEFYSAVLMLIGGIILSRNISSVGKISMLISTVISTILVVGGLFTILFYRKDALFTGTGISTIDVGYSFLIMFWSIIGWEILGNYSLEVENPEKTIPKAALVSVIAMSIVYLIVSGALQVLDIKKLGLIDPISGISLILYPLFGQYSSIILSLTITGLCLCSFLMLIGGASRLVYAQAKDGVFPKIFKYRSNTNAPLSAVLLMVFANFLTLFAVYFNLISFNEIIAAVNAFLITNIIMAAVASIKVFENVMEKGFAVFLLVSFLLMFLFSSKMVILIILAMLFGTVVYTLKNNNYGIK is encoded by the coding sequence ATGAGTTCTAAAAAATTGGGGCCCTATACATTAAGCGGACTTATCGTGGGGCCAATACTCGGATCAGGAATAGTAATAATACCACCGATAGTTTACGATATTTTAAAAGATTACTCTATTTTTGCATGGGTAATCATGATGACTATTGGCGGGGTTTTTGCGTATTTTGCAAGCAAATTATGTTTAAAATTTCCAGGAGATTCTGGTTTAACGGAAGTTGTAGGCCATTCTTTTGGAAAATCGTATAAAAATTTAAATGCATACTATCTTCTAATTGCAATGGCAATGGCTCCGTTAGTTGTGATAATGGTTGCCGGAGAGTATCTTTCAGTATTATTTTCAAATTATTCATTTGGGGCAGAATTTTATTCAGCAGTATTGATGCTAATTGGCGGAATAATCCTTTCAAGAAATATTTCATCCGTTGGTAAAATTTCAATGCTTATTTCAACAGTAATTTCTACAATACTTGTAGTTGGCGGGCTTTTTACAATTTTATTTTATAGAAAGGATGCGCTGTTTACGGGAACAGGAATAAGTACAATTGATGTAGGCTACTCGTTTTTGATAATGTTCTGGTCAATTATCGGTTGGGAAATACTTGGAAATTACAGCCTTGAAGTTGAAAATCCTGAAAAAACAATCCCGAAAGCAGCTTTAGTAAGTGTAATTGCAATGTCCATAGTTTACTTGATAGTATCTGGGGCTCTGCAGGTGTTGGATATTAAAAAACTTGGATTGATAGATCCAATTTCTGGAATTTCATTAATATTATATCCATTATTTGGGCAGTACTCCAGTATTATATTATCACTTACTATAACAGGACTTTGTTTATGTAGTTTCCTGATGTTAATCGGTGGAGCATCAAGATTAGTTTATGCACAAGCTAAAGATGGCGTATTTCCAAAAATTTTTAAATACCGCTCAAATACAAATGCTCCGCTTTCAGCAGTATTGCTGATGGTTTTTGCAAACTTTTTAACACTATTCGCAGTTTATTTTAATTTAATTTCATTTAACGAAATAATTGCGGCAGTAAACGCATTTTTAATTACGAATATAATAATGGCGGCGGTAGCATCGATAAAAGTTTTTGAAAACGTAATGGAAAAAGGATTTGCAGTATTTTTATTGGTTTCGTTCCTGTTAATGTTTTTATTTTCTTCAAAAATGGTAATATTAATCATTTTAGCAATGCTTTTTGGAACTGTTGTGTATACTTTGAAAAATAATAATTATGGCATAAAATAA
- a CDS encoding LysE family translocator — protein sequence MIESTQVFYFVIASAALTILPGPDIIFVTIQSISQGKWAGISTALGLCTGLIVHTTAAALGISAIIYNSAFAFTIVKYLGALYLLYLAVLALFDKNVVITESVVKSENTALYKKGIFMNLLNPKVSLFFLAFLPQFVNPNSGSVPIQMILLGVIFMIQAILIFSAVAVFSSIFGEKILNSQKCGKYINLAKAGIFGAIGIQLALSSK from the coding sequence ATGATTGAATCTACACAAGTTTTTTATTTTGTGATTGCATCGGCTGCACTTACCATTCTTCCAGGGCCTGACATAATATTTGTAACCATTCAAAGTATTTCTCAGGGAAAATGGGCAGGGATTTCAACAGCACTTGGACTTTGTACGGGACTTATAGTTCACACTACTGCAGCAGCACTTGGAATTTCTGCGATAATCTACAATTCTGCGTTTGCATTTACGATTGTAAAATATCTTGGAGCTTTGTATTTGCTTTACCTTGCAGTTCTCGCATTATTTGATAAAAATGTAGTAATAACTGAATCAGTAGTTAAATCAGAAAACACTGCACTTTATAAAAAAGGAATATTTATGAATTTATTAAACCCGAAAGTTTCGTTATTTTTCCTCGCATTTCTTCCCCAGTTTGTAAATCCAAATTCTGGAAGCGTTCCGATTCAGATGATACTATTGGGCGTTATTTTCATGATTCAGGCAATCTTAATTTTTTCAGCGGTTGCAGTATTCTCAAGCATTTTTGGAGAAAAAATATTAAACAGCCAAAAATGTGGAAAATATATCAATCTGGCTAAAGCAGGAATATTTGGTGCAATTGGGATTCAGCTGGCACTTTCGAGTAAATAA